The proteins below are encoded in one region of Juglans microcarpa x Juglans regia isolate MS1-56 chromosome 4D, Jm3101_v1.0, whole genome shotgun sequence:
- the LOC121260720 gene encoding probable alpha-amylase 2 isoform X1 has product MGYSSNDIDKSNQQNDLGAIVGNGREILFQAFNWESHKYDWWRNLERKVPDIARSGFTSAWLPPASQSFAPEGYLPQNLYSLNSCYGSEHLLKALLQRLKQHKVRAMADIVINHRVGTTQGHGGMYNRYDGIPLSWDEHAVTSCTGGLGNRSTGDNFHGVPNIDHSQQFVRKDIAAWLQWLRNSVGFQDFRFDFVRGYSAKYVKEYIEGAKPIFSVGESWDSCNYNGHGLDYNQDSHRQRIINWIDGTGQLSTAFDFTTKGILQEAVKGQFWRLRDPQGKPPGVMGWWPSRAVTFLDNHDTGSTQAHWPFPSYHIMEGYAYILTHPGIPTVFYDHFYDWGDSIHDQIVKLMDIRKRQDIQSRSSIRILEAQANLYSAIIGDKVCMKIGDGSWCPTGREWSLATCGHRYAVWQK; this is encoded by the exons ATGGGTTACAGCAGCAAT GATATTGATAAGAGTAATCAGCAGAATGATCTCG GTGCCATTGTAGGCAACGGAAGAGAAATTCTTTTTCAG GCATTTAATTGGGAGTCTCATAAGTATGATTGGTGGAGAAATTTGGAAAGGAAAGTTCCTGATATCGCTAGATCTGGATTTACTTCAGCATGGTTGCCACCAGCAAGTCAGTCCTTTGCACCTGAAG GTTACCTTCCACAGAACCTTTATTCCCTCAATTCTTGTTATGGTTCGGAGCACCTGTTGAAAGCATTACTTCAAAGATTGAAGCAACACAAAGTTAGAGCAATGGCTGACATAGTCATCAATCATCGTGTTGGAACTACCCAAGGCCATGGTGGAATGTATAACCGTTATGATGGAATCCCTTTATCATGGGACGAACATGCTGTCACATCTTGTACTGGTGGATTG GGTAATAGAAGCACTGGGGACAACTTCCATGGGGTTCCAAACATTGATCATAGCCAGCAATTTGTTCGGAAAGATATTGCTGCATGGCTCCAGTGGCTACGGAATAGTGTTGGCTTTCAGGATTTTCGATTTGATTTCGTAAGAGG GTATTCAGCAAAATATGTGAAAGAATATATTGAAGGAGCTAAGCCAATATTTTCTGTAGGGGAGTCCTGGGATTCTTGCAACTACAATGGTCATGGTTTGGACTACAACCAAG ATAGCCACAGACAGCGGATAATCAATTGGATTGATGGCACTGGACAGCTTTCAACTGCGTTTGATTTCACAACAAAGGGAATTCTTCAG GAAGCAGTTAAGGGACAATTCTGGCGCCTTCGGGATCCTCAAGGGAAACCACCAGGGGTCATGGGGTGGTGGCCTTCAAGAGCTGTAACATTCCTTGATAACCATGATACAGGCTCAACCCAG GCTCATTGGCCCTTCCCTTCATATCACATCATGGAG GGCTATGCATATATTCTCACACATCCAGGGATACCAACTGTGTTTTATGACCATTTCTACGATTGGGGCGATTCCATCCATGACCAGATCGTTAAactg ATGGACATTCGAAAGCGTCAAGACATTCAAAGCCGATCATCTATTAGAATTCTGGAGGCACAGGCAAATCTCTACTCTGCAATCATTGGCGACAAAGTGTGCATGAAGATTGGTGATGGGTCATGGTGTCCAACTGGCAGAGAATGGTCATTGGCAACTTGTGGCCATAGGTATGCAGTATGGCAGAAGTAA
- the LOC121260720 gene encoding probable alpha-amylase 2 isoform X2, translated as MGYSSNDIDKSNQQNDLGAIVGNGREILFQAFNWESHKYDWWRNLERKVPDIARSGFTSAWLPPASQSFAPEGYLPQNLYSLNSCYGSEHLLKALLQRLKQHKVRAMADIVINHRVGTTQGHGGMYNRYDGIPLSWDEHAVTSCTGGLGNRSTGDNFHGVPNIDHSQQFVRKDIAAWLQWLRNSVGFQDFRFDFVRGYSAKYVKEYIEGAKPIFSVGESWDSCNYNGHGLDYNQDSHRQRIINWIDGTGQLSTAFDFTTKGILQEAVKGQFWRLRDPQGKPPGVMGWWPSRAVTFLDNHDTGSTQAHWPFPSYHIMEVRELVVYVAMHIFSHIQGYQLCFMTISTIGAIPSMTRSLN; from the exons ATGGGTTACAGCAGCAAT GATATTGATAAGAGTAATCAGCAGAATGATCTCG GTGCCATTGTAGGCAACGGAAGAGAAATTCTTTTTCAG GCATTTAATTGGGAGTCTCATAAGTATGATTGGTGGAGAAATTTGGAAAGGAAAGTTCCTGATATCGCTAGATCTGGATTTACTTCAGCATGGTTGCCACCAGCAAGTCAGTCCTTTGCACCTGAAG GTTACCTTCCACAGAACCTTTATTCCCTCAATTCTTGTTATGGTTCGGAGCACCTGTTGAAAGCATTACTTCAAAGATTGAAGCAACACAAAGTTAGAGCAATGGCTGACATAGTCATCAATCATCGTGTTGGAACTACCCAAGGCCATGGTGGAATGTATAACCGTTATGATGGAATCCCTTTATCATGGGACGAACATGCTGTCACATCTTGTACTGGTGGATTG GGTAATAGAAGCACTGGGGACAACTTCCATGGGGTTCCAAACATTGATCATAGCCAGCAATTTGTTCGGAAAGATATTGCTGCATGGCTCCAGTGGCTACGGAATAGTGTTGGCTTTCAGGATTTTCGATTTGATTTCGTAAGAGG GTATTCAGCAAAATATGTGAAAGAATATATTGAAGGAGCTAAGCCAATATTTTCTGTAGGGGAGTCCTGGGATTCTTGCAACTACAATGGTCATGGTTTGGACTACAACCAAG ATAGCCACAGACAGCGGATAATCAATTGGATTGATGGCACTGGACAGCTTTCAACTGCGTTTGATTTCACAACAAAGGGAATTCTTCAG GAAGCAGTTAAGGGACAATTCTGGCGCCTTCGGGATCCTCAAGGGAAACCACCAGGGGTCATGGGGTGGTGGCCTTCAAGAGCTGTAACATTCCTTGATAACCATGATACAGGCTCAACCCAG GCTCATTGGCCCTTCCCTTCATATCACATCATGGAGGTACGTGAACTTGTTGTCTACGT GGCTATGCATATATTCTCACACATCCAGGGATACCAACTGTGTTTTATGACCATTTCTACGATTGGGGCGATTCCATCCATGACCAGATCGTTAAactg A
- the LOC121259469 gene encoding pentatricopeptide repeat-containing protein At2g33680 produces the protein MSGVLSSHHRSFFTTLLQFTHQKDLQKGKALHAQIIKTDSSTCIYLANSFVNFYAKCGRLDKARLVFEKISDKDVVSWNCLINGYSQQGPAGSSFVMELFRRMRAENTVPNSHTFAGVFTATSNMLDILGGQQAHALAMKTASFCDVFVGSSLLNMYCKVGLLLEARKLFDNMSERNSVSWATIISGYAMQRMSVDALELFELMRQEEEDENEFILTSVLSALASDEFLNNGKQIHCLAFKRGLLSFVSVENALVTMYAKCGSLDDAFKTFEQSSDKNSITWSAMITGYAQSGDSHKALKLFSHMHYFCIKPSEFTFAGVINACSDIGADTEGKQVHGYSLKMGYESQIYIMTALIDMYAKCHSTDDARKGFDYLQEPDIVLWTSMIGGYVQNGENEGALSLYCRMQMEGIMPNELTMASVLKACSNLAALEQGKQIHACIIKHQFSLEIPIGSALLTMYAKCGSLEDGGTVFRRMPTRDVVSWNGMLSGLSQNGRGHEALELFEEMQLEGTKPDYVTFVNILSACSHVGSVEQGWLYFEMMFDEFGIVPSLEHYACMVDILSRAGKLNDAKEFIESATVDHGMCLWRILLSACRNYRNYELGAYAGEKLMELGSQESSAYVLLSSIYTALCKWEDVERVRRMMKLRGVNKDPGCSWIDLKSKTHVFVVGDQMHPRIGEIRIELRMLTKQMKDEGYEPTS, from the coding sequence ATGAGTGGCGTTCTTTCTTCTCACCATCGCTCTTTCTTCACCACACTTTTGCAATTTACCCATCAAAAGGACCTCCAAAAAGGCAAGGCTCTCCACGCCCAGATCATCAAGACCGATTCATCCACGTGCATATACCTTGCAAACAGCTTTGTCAACTTCTACGCCAAATGCGGGCGCTTAGATAAGGCCAGGCTTGTGTTTGAGAAAATAAGCGACAAAGACGTGGTCTCATGGAACTGCCTCATCAATGGATACTCTCAACAGGGCCCTGCAGGCTCTTCTTTTGTCATGGAACTCTTCCGGCGAATGAGGGCAGAGAATACTGTTCCAAATTCCCACACCTTTGCTGGAGTTTTCACTGCCACTTCGAACATGTTGGACATTTTAGGTGGTCAGCAAGCTCATGCACTTGCTATGAAAACTGCGAGTTTTTGTGATGTTTTTGTTGGGAGCTCGCTTCTGAATATGTACTGCAAAGTGGGTCTTCTATTGGAAGCTCGCAAGTTGTTTGATAATATGTCGGAGAGGAATTCGGTTTCTTGGGCTACAATTATATCTGGATATGCAATGCAACGAATGTCTGTGGACGCTTTGGAGCTTTTTGAATTGATGCGGCAGGAAGAAGAGGATGAGAATGAGTTTATTTTGACTAGTGTTCTTAGTGCATTAGCAAGCGATGAATTCCTTAATAATGGTAAGCAAATTCATTGTCTTGCATTTAAAAGGGGTTTGTTATCATTTGTTTCTGTTGAAAATGCTCTTGTTACAATGTATGCAAAATGTGGGAGTTTAGATGATGCATTTAAAACGTTTGAACAGTCCAGTGATAAGAATTCCATCACGTGGTCGGCAATGATCACGGGTTATGCTCAAAGTGGGGATTCTCATAAGGCTTTGAAATTGTTTTCTCATAtgcattatttttgtattaagcCCAGTGAGTTTACTTTTGCTGGGGTCATCAATGCTTGTAGTGACATTGGTGCTGATACGGAAGGAAAGCAAGTGCATGGCTATTCCCTGAAGATGGGATATGAatcccaaatatatataatgacagCTTTGATCGACATGTACGCCAAATGTCATAGCACAGACGATGCTCGCAAGGGATTTGATTATTTACAAGAACCTGATATTGTTTTGTGGACTTCTATGATTGGAGGGTATGTACAAAATGGCGAGAATGAAGGTGCTTTGAGTTTGTACTGTAGAATGCAGATGGAGGGGATTATGCCCAACGAGCTCACCATGGCTAGTGTCCTAAAAGCATGTTCAAACCTTGCTGCTTTGGAGCAAGGGAAGCAAATTCATGCCTGTATCATTAAGCATCAATTTAGTCTTGAAATTCCAATTGGAAGTGCTCTTTTGACCATGTATGCAAAGTGTGGTAGCTTGGAAGACGGGGGCACTGTATTTAGGAGGATGCCTACAAGGGATGTGGTGTCATGGAATGGAATGCTATCTGGCCTTTCTCAAAATGGGCGTGGTCATGAAGCTCTAGAATTGTTTGAGGAGATGCAATTGGAGGGCACGAAGCCAGACTATGTGACATTTGTGAATATTCTCTCTGCTTGTAGCCATGTGGGATCGGTGGAGCAAGGTTGGCTTTATTTCGAGATGATGTTTGATGAATTTGGTATAGTTCCAAGTTTAGAGCACTATGCTTGCATGGTTGATATCTTGAGCCGTGCCGGAAAACTCAATGATGCCAAAGAATTTATTGAATCTGCAACTGTTGACCATGGTATGTGTCTATGGCGTATCTTGTTAAGTGCTTGTAGGAACTATCGTAATTATGAATTGGGAGCCTATGCTGGAGAAAAGCTAATGGAGCTAGGTTCACAAGAATCATCTGCATATGTTTTGTTATCGAGTATCTATACTGCCTTGTGTAAGTGGGAAGATGTGGAACGGGTTAGGAGGATGATGAAACTCCGAGGAGTGAATAAGGACCCTGGGTGTAGCTGGATCGACTTGAAGAGTAAGACTCATGTGTTTGTTGTTGGAGACCAGATGCACCCACGGATTGGAGAAATACGCATAGAGCTACGGATGTTAACCAAACAGATGAAGGATGAAGGTTACGAACCCACTTCTTAG